Proteins encoded in a region of the Marmota flaviventris isolate mMarFla1 chromosome 3, mMarFla1.hap1, whole genome shotgun sequence genome:
- the LOC114080849 gene encoding heparan-alpha-glucosaminide N-acetyltransferase isoform X1, giving the protein MTGARPPTAKKRRAEERGGAGAAFQEAAPGRKLRLESAAGDMRGALGAGWALAALLLAASMLSAALLAPGGSPEQGAEAEQQRDLDLDKKRHVELKMDQALLLIHNERLGTNLTVYWKSERCYCCLFQFLVNVSQSGKPGKPSIAAVSVSTQHRSVLQINDTLEEKEVCRLEYKFGEFGNYSVLVKDTYNGVSEIACDLVVNKNPVDSDLPVSIAFLIGLSLVIAISFLRLLLSLDDFSNWISKAINSRETDRLINSELGSPSRADPLSGDIQPEMWRQVGSPYRLRCVDTFRGLALILMVFVNYGGGKYWYFKHSSWNGLTVADLVFPWFVFIMGSSIFLSMTSILQRGCSKFKLLGKIAWRSFLLICIGIFIVNPNYCLGPLSWDKVRIPGVLQRLGVTYFVVAVLELLFAKPMLENCVLERSCPFLRDITASWPQWLFILILESIWLGLTFLLPVPGCPTGYLGPGGIGDFGKYPNCTGGAAGYIDRLLLGDDHLYQHPSSAVLYHTKVAYDPEGILGTINSIVMAFLGVQAGKILLYYKDQTKDILIRFTVWCFILGLISVALTKVSENEAFIPINKNLWSISYVTTLSSFAFFILLVLYPVVDVRGLWTGAPFFYPGMNSILVYVGHEVFEDYFPFQWKLKDNQSHKEHLTQNIVATALWVLIAYILYKKKIFWKI; this is encoded by the exons ATGACGGGCGCGCGGCCGCCCACCGCCAAGAAGCGCAGGGCGGAAGAGCGCGGCGGCGCTGGAGCTGCGTTCCAGGAGGCGGCGCCGGGGAGGAAGCTGCGGCTGGAGAGCGCGGCGGGCgacatgcgcggggcgctgggcgCCGGCTGGGCGCTTGCTGCGCTGCTGCTGGCGGCGTCCATGCTGAGCGCCGCGCTGCTGGCCCCTGGCGGCTCCCCAGAGCAGGGCGCTGAAGCCGAGCAGCAGCGAG ATTTAGACTTAGATAAAAAAAGGCATGTGGAGCTGAAGATGGATCAGGCTTTGCTACTCATCCATAATGAACGACTGGGAACAAACTTGACTGTTTACTGGAAATCGGAACGCTGTTACTGT TGCTTGTTTCAGTTTCTGGTAAATGTTTCTCAGAGTGGGAAACCTGGGAAACCCAGCATTGCAGCAGTCTCTGTCAGTACCCAGCACAGATCTGTTCTACAAATTAATGATACCCTGGAAGAGAAAGAAGTTTGTAG GCTGGAATACAAATTTGGAGAATTTGGAAACTATTCTGTCTTGGTAAAGGACACTTACAATGGAGTCAGTGAAATTGCGTGTGACCTAGTTGTTAATAAGAATCCAGTTGACAGTGACCTTC CTGTGAGTATTGCGTTCCTTATTGGTCTGTCCCTCGTCATTGCAATATCCTTCCTAAGGCTGTTGCTGAG tttggATGACTTCAGTAATTGGATTTCTAAGGCAATAAATTCTCGAGAAACTGATCGCCTCATCAATTCT GAGCTGGGGTCCCCAAGCAGGGCAGACCCTCTTAGTGGTGATATCCAACCAGAAATGTGGCGCCAGGTGGGCTCGCCATACCGTCTCCGTTGTGTGGACACATTCAGGGG GCTAGCTCTcatactcatggtttttgttaaTTACGGAGGAGGAAAATATTGGTACTTCAAACATTCGAGTTGGAATG GACTGACAGTGGCTGACCTTGTGTTCCCATG gtttgTATTTATTATGGGATCTTCAATTTTTCTATCAATGACTTCTATACTGCAGCGAGGATGTTCAAAATTCAAATTGCTGGGGAAAATTGCATGGAGGAGTTTCCTGTTAATCTGTATAGGAATTTTCATCGTGAATCCCAATTATTGTCTTGGTCCAT TGTCTTGGGATAAGGTGCGAATTCCTGGTGTCCTGCAGCGGTTGGGAGTAACTTACTTTGTGGTTGCTGTGTTGGAGCTCCTCTTTGCTAAACCCATGCTTGAAAATTGTGTTTTG GAGAGAAGCTGCCCTTTTCTTCGAGACATCACTGCCAGCTGGCCCCAGTGGCTCTTCATTCTGATTCTGGAAAGCATTTGGCTGGGCTTAACGTTCTTATTACCAGTTCCTGGGTGCCCTAC TGGATATCTTGGCCCTGGTGGTATTGGAGATTTTGGGAAATATCCAAATTGTACAGGAGGAGCTGCTGGCTACATTGATCGCCTGCTTCTGGGAGATGATCATCTTTACCAGCACCCTTCTTCCGCA GTCCTTTATCACACTAAGGTGGCCTACGATCCAGAAGGAATCTTAGGAACCATCAATTCCATTGTGATGGCATTTTTAGGAGttcag gcAGGAAAAATACTATTGTATTACAAAGATCAGACCAAAGACATCCTCATCCGATTCACTGTCTGGTGTTTTATTTTA GGGCTTATTTCTGTTGCTTTGACAAAAGTTTCTGAAAACGAAGCCTTCATTCCAATCAACAAAAATCTCTG GTCGATTTCATATGTCACCACACTGAGCTCTTTTGCCTTCTTCATCCTGCTGGTCCTATACCCAGTTGTTGATGTGAGAGGACTGTGGACAGGAGCCCCCTTCTTTTATCCAG GAATGAATTCTATTCTGGTATATGTTGGCCACGAGGTATTTGAGGACTACTTCCCCTTTCAGTGGAAGCTGAAAGATAATCAGTCACACAAAGAACATCTAACTCAGAACATAGTCGCCACTGCTCTCTGGGTGCTCATTGCCTACATTCTCtataaaaagaagattttttGGAAAATCTGA
- the LOC114080849 gene encoding heparan-alpha-glucosaminide N-acetyltransferase isoform X2, whose protein sequence is MVFVNYGGGKYWYFKHSSWNGLTVADLVFPWFVFIMGSSIFLSMTSILQRGCSKFKLLGKIAWRSFLLICIGIFIVNPNYCLGPLSWDKVRIPGVLQRLGVTYFVVAVLELLFAKPMLENCVLERSCPFLRDITASWPQWLFILILESIWLGLTFLLPVPGCPTGYLGPGGIGDFGKYPNCTGGAAGYIDRLLLGDDHLYQHPSSAVLYHTKVAYDPEGILGTINSIVMAFLGVQAGKILLYYKDQTKDILIRFTVWCFILGLISVALTKVSENEAFIPINKNLWSISYVTTLSSFAFFILLVLYPVVDVRGLWTGAPFFYPGMNSILVYVGHEVFEDYFPFQWKLKDNQSHKEHLTQNIVATALWVLIAYILYKKKIFWKI, encoded by the exons atggtttttgttaaTTACGGAGGAGGAAAATATTGGTACTTCAAACATTCGAGTTGGAATG GACTGACAGTGGCTGACCTTGTGTTCCCATG gtttgTATTTATTATGGGATCTTCAATTTTTCTATCAATGACTTCTATACTGCAGCGAGGATGTTCAAAATTCAAATTGCTGGGGAAAATTGCATGGAGGAGTTTCCTGTTAATCTGTATAGGAATTTTCATCGTGAATCCCAATTATTGTCTTGGTCCAT TGTCTTGGGATAAGGTGCGAATTCCTGGTGTCCTGCAGCGGTTGGGAGTAACTTACTTTGTGGTTGCTGTGTTGGAGCTCCTCTTTGCTAAACCCATGCTTGAAAATTGTGTTTTG GAGAGAAGCTGCCCTTTTCTTCGAGACATCACTGCCAGCTGGCCCCAGTGGCTCTTCATTCTGATTCTGGAAAGCATTTGGCTGGGCTTAACGTTCTTATTACCAGTTCCTGGGTGCCCTAC TGGATATCTTGGCCCTGGTGGTATTGGAGATTTTGGGAAATATCCAAATTGTACAGGAGGAGCTGCTGGCTACATTGATCGCCTGCTTCTGGGAGATGATCATCTTTACCAGCACCCTTCTTCCGCA GTCCTTTATCACACTAAGGTGGCCTACGATCCAGAAGGAATCTTAGGAACCATCAATTCCATTGTGATGGCATTTTTAGGAGttcag gcAGGAAAAATACTATTGTATTACAAAGATCAGACCAAAGACATCCTCATCCGATTCACTGTCTGGTGTTTTATTTTA GGGCTTATTTCTGTTGCTTTGACAAAAGTTTCTGAAAACGAAGCCTTCATTCCAATCAACAAAAATCTCTG GTCGATTTCATATGTCACCACACTGAGCTCTTTTGCCTTCTTCATCCTGCTGGTCCTATACCCAGTTGTTGATGTGAGAGGACTGTGGACAGGAGCCCCCTTCTTTTATCCAG GAATGAATTCTATTCTGGTATATGTTGGCCACGAGGTATTTGAGGACTACTTCCCCTTTCAGTGGAAGCTGAAAGATAATCAGTCACACAAAGAACATCTAACTCAGAACATAGTCGCCACTGCTCTCTGGGTGCTCATTGCCTACATTCTCtataaaaagaagattttttGGAAAATCTGA